One stretch of Rosistilla oblonga DNA includes these proteins:
- a CDS encoding asparagine synthase-related protein, with protein MHNHQYVERFVSLLDPDANILLNATVDEAVELLGSGDAEALKNIEGQFALVHRNGHIVRMARSIGRPMRYFLAKQVDGPCLVVAERMDEIRDWLIAEGLDGQFHPSYTRMVPAHHIVEIALLGCPDPNPQYTRFFTPQRNRLPANLDEIGGQYIGALQASIAQWIDQIDPAEPIGVLFSGGIDSGAVFCTTYDCLLKRGDSPARLKAFTLSIDGQGRDADQAHRFLSDLDLGMFLEVIDCPVGEVDYREAIRVIEDYKPLDVQAATMGLALCRGIRRRYPDWKYLLDGDGGDENLKDYPIEENRELTIRSVLNNLMLYQEGWGVDAIKHSLTYSGGQSRGHVRSFAPVRQTGFKGFSPFAVPRVIEVAEGIPFIELTDWQHDKLYALKGEIVRRGVEQVTGLTMPTFEKCRFQHGASTEEVFANLFPADEQSYRNAFRQVLE; from the coding sequence GTGCACAATCATCAATACGTGGAACGTTTTGTTAGTCTTCTCGATCCCGATGCCAACATCTTATTGAATGCCACGGTTGACGAGGCGGTTGAGTTGCTGGGCAGCGGGGATGCCGAGGCGCTCAAAAACATCGAGGGGCAATTCGCGCTCGTCCATCGCAACGGCCACATCGTGCGGATGGCGCGATCGATCGGGCGTCCGATGCGATATTTCTTGGCCAAGCAGGTCGATGGGCCCTGCCTAGTCGTCGCCGAGCGGATGGATGAGATTCGCGATTGGTTGATCGCCGAGGGACTCGATGGCCAGTTCCATCCGTCCTATACGCGGATGGTGCCCGCTCACCATATCGTCGAGATCGCTTTGTTGGGCTGTCCCGATCCGAATCCGCAATACACGCGGTTCTTCACGCCCCAGCGGAATCGCTTGCCCGCAAATCTGGATGAGATCGGCGGTCAATATATCGGGGCACTGCAAGCGTCGATCGCTCAGTGGATCGACCAGATCGACCCAGCCGAACCGATCGGCGTGTTATTCAGTGGCGGGATCGACAGTGGAGCTGTCTTCTGCACCACGTACGATTGCCTGTTGAAACGAGGTGATTCGCCGGCGCGGTTGAAGGCGTTTACGCTCTCGATCGACGGCCAGGGACGCGACGCCGATCAGGCTCATCGCTTTTTGAGCGACCTCGATTTGGGAATGTTCCTCGAAGTCATCGATTGTCCGGTCGGGGAAGTCGACTACCGCGAAGCGATCCGCGTGATCGAAGACTACAAACCGCTGGACGTTCAAGCGGCGACGATGGGCTTGGCGCTGTGCCGCGGAATTCGCCGCCGCTATCCCGATTGGAAGTATCTGTTGGATGGCGACGGCGGGGACGAGAACCTGAAGGACTATCCGATCGAAGAGAATCGCGAGCTGACGATCCGCAGCGTGCTGAATAATCTGATGCTCTATCAAGAGGGCTGGGGCGTCGACGCGATCAAACATTCGCTGACCTACAGCGGTGGGCAGAGTCGAGGGCATGTGCGATCGTTTGCTCCGGTTCGTCAGACTGGATTCAAAGGTTTCAGCCCATTTGCCGTGCCGCGCGTGATTGAAGTCGCCGAGGGGATCCCGTTCATCGAGCTTACCGATTGGCAGCACGACAAACTGTACGCTTTGAAAGGCGAAATCGTCCGCCGCGGAGTGGAGCAGGTGACGGGGCTGACGATGCCGACGTTTGAAAAATGCCGCTTTCAGCATGGGGCTTCGACCGAAGAGGTCTTTGCAAATTTGTTCCCCGCCGATGAGCAGAGCTATCGCAACGCGTTTCGCCAGGTGCTGGAATGA
- a CDS encoding sigma-70 family RNA polymerase sigma factor, whose protein sequence is MNDDSIDVARSLQQIVDGDPAAADRLMPEVYDQLRRLAQSMLNQESPSHTLQPTALVNETYLRMADQTRVDWQGKTHFFAIGAKMMRRILVDHARGKNRHKRGGQSQRIPLSDGMRVTKQKDEDVLAIEDALAKLATLDPRQAQIVELRFYGGLTVEEVANVLGVSKRTVEAEWTMLRAWLRRELGGELPD, encoded by the coding sequence ATGAACGACGATTCCATCGATGTCGCCCGCTCGCTGCAACAAATCGTTGACGGGGATCCTGCTGCGGCGGACCGTTTGATGCCGGAGGTCTACGACCAATTGCGGCGTCTGGCTCAATCGATGCTGAATCAGGAATCTCCGTCCCATACGCTGCAACCGACGGCGCTGGTCAACGAGACCTATTTGCGAATGGCCGACCAGACGCGCGTCGATTGGCAGGGGAAGACTCATTTTTTTGCGATCGGTGCCAAGATGATGCGGCGGATTTTGGTCGATCATGCCCGCGGCAAAAATCGCCATAAACGTGGCGGCCAGAGTCAACGTATTCCGCTTTCCGATGGTATGCGTGTCACCAAACAAAAGGACGAAGATGTGTTGGCCATCGAAGACGCCTTGGCCAAACTGGCGACGCTCGATCCCCGCCAGGCTCAGATTGTCGAGCTGAGGTTTTATGGCGGCCTGACGGTCGAAGAGGTCGCCAACGTACTGGGCGTTTCCAAACGGACCGTCGAAGCCGAATGGACGATGTTGCGGGCCTGGCTGCGTCGCGAACTCGGGGGCGAATTGCCCGATTGA
- a CDS encoding RNA polymerase sigma factor, translated as MSSPTIESQSVPIRDLIDAAQRGDTDAYAQVMARYQDRLYNAMRNFVGCPILAEDIVQDAFVRAFVHLGSFRQESAFYTWLYRIALNARHTYAEKQRRLVPMESVPDGARPHGKRSVESPSAAIERNESCEQVQNAIKRLDDSFREVLVLREFEGYDYQKIAEILEIRVGTVRSRLSRARSQLRRELSAYEQSIN; from the coding sequence ATGAGTTCCCCAACCATTGAAAGCCAGTCGGTCCCGATTCGGGATCTGATCGATGCCGCACAGCGAGGAGATACCGACGCCTATGCCCAAGTCATGGCGAGGTACCAAGATCGACTCTATAACGCGATGCGGAATTTTGTTGGTTGCCCAATCCTTGCCGAGGACATCGTTCAAGATGCATTTGTCCGAGCGTTTGTCCACTTGGGGTCGTTTCGGCAGGAGAGTGCATTCTACACTTGGCTGTACCGTATCGCGCTGAACGCTCGCCATACCTACGCCGAAAAACAACGTCGGTTGGTGCCGATGGAATCGGTTCCCGATGGTGCCAGGCCGCACGGCAAACGGTCGGTCGAGTCGCCATCGGCAGCGATCGAACGCAACGAGAGCTGCGAACAGGTACAAAATGCAATCAAGCGGCTCGACGATAGTTTTCGAGAGGTCTTGGTGCTGCGGGAGTTCGAAGGCTATGACTATCAAAAGATCGCGGAGATCCTGGAGATCCGCGTCGGCACCGTCCGCAGCCGATTGTCGCGTGCCCGGTCACAGCTGCGGCGGGAACTTTCCGCTTATGAGCAATCGATTAATTAG
- a CDS encoding serine/threonine-protein kinase yields MHDTGSPRNLSSEMALNEQQYAKVKDVFSQAIAAPESQWSAIVAAQADQDPVVADEVRSLLRHHRDVTLLDSPPQESTEPTAIMRGGAVRQAIDFVDPEVPVDTFLVQREIWEENRQILRRRLIVIAMVMSLFIAVSMIRLMTYHYAAVGYGVRVAALLISLGAAWVLHSDHKLSLRRLRIIELVVMVNAGLLASVIYLRMLLDAAIRQDVVMFVSINNWHFFAWALLILIYGIFMPNNWQRAAAVVFPMVLVPNLTIWLAAWIDPQIPLLLAQDTFGKPIPEVFVAACIATYTAHLIHGARLSAFQARRLAQYKIKRLIGEGGMGRVYEAEHLLLKRSCAIKLIQPERSVEGEALQRFEREVRATAKLTHPHTIEVYDYGQTNEGVFFFAMELLPGMNLREMVKRTGPMPAPRAIHFLIEICEALQEAHKAGLIHRDIKPANVFASQRGGIEDYTKLLDFGVVRDATLDLDPHTAAVEAQRITGTPDYMSPEQVATPSLVGPPSDLYSIGAVGYYLLTGRPPLTGGSLQEVMRAKLTQTPEPPSTHAADVPADFEAILMRCLSTNPGGRPGSAAELLNELRSCESAGRWSEEDASAWWTAQTD; encoded by the coding sequence TTGCATGACACCGGAAGTCCACGGAACTTGAGCAGCGAGATGGCGTTGAACGAACAGCAGTACGCAAAGGTCAAGGATGTTTTTTCTCAAGCGATTGCTGCCCCCGAGTCGCAATGGTCGGCGATCGTCGCTGCGCAGGCTGATCAGGATCCAGTTGTCGCCGACGAGGTCCGATCGCTGCTGAGGCATCATCGCGACGTGACGCTTCTGGACTCACCTCCCCAGGAATCGACCGAACCGACGGCGATCATGCGGGGCGGTGCGGTCCGGCAAGCTATCGATTTCGTCGATCCCGAGGTCCCAGTCGATACGTTCTTGGTGCAGCGAGAGATCTGGGAAGAGAACCGGCAGATCTTGCGGCGGCGGTTGATCGTGATCGCCATGGTGATGTCGCTGTTCATCGCGGTTTCGATGATCCGGTTGATGACCTATCACTACGCCGCCGTCGGCTATGGAGTCCGCGTCGCCGCGCTGCTGATCAGCCTCGGTGCCGCCTGGGTTCTGCATAGCGATCACAAGCTGAGTCTGCGGCGGCTGAGAATCATCGAACTAGTCGTGATGGTCAACGCCGGACTGCTGGCATCGGTGATCTATTTAAGGATGCTGCTGGACGCCGCAATTCGACAAGACGTCGTCATGTTTGTCAGCATCAACAACTGGCACTTCTTCGCTTGGGCGTTGCTGATCTTGATCTACGGGATCTTCATGCCCAACAACTGGCAGCGAGCCGCCGCGGTCGTCTTCCCGATGGTCCTGGTCCCGAATTTGACCATCTGGCTGGCCGCTTGGATCGATCCACAAATCCCGTTGCTGTTGGCTCAAGATACGTTTGGCAAACCGATTCCCGAAGTCTTTGTCGCCGCATGCATCGCGACTTACACGGCGCATCTGATCCATGGAGCTCGGTTGTCGGCGTTCCAAGCCCGTCGATTGGCTCAATATAAGATCAAGCGTTTGATCGGCGAAGGAGGAATGGGGCGAGTCTACGAAGCGGAACATCTGCTGCTGAAACGCTCCTGTGCGATCAAGCTGATCCAACCCGAACGCAGCGTCGAGGGGGAAGCTTTGCAGCGGTTCGAACGCGAGGTGCGGGCGACGGCAAAGTTGACGCATCCGCACACGATCGAAGTCTACGATTATGGCCAGACGAACGAGGGAGTCTTCTTTTTTGCGATGGAGTTGTTGCCGGGGATGAACTTGCGTGAAATGGTCAAACGGACCGGCCCCATGCCCGCGCCCCGGGCGATTCACTTTTTGATCGAAATTTGCGAAGCCCTGCAGGAAGCTCACAAGGCCGGCCTGATCCACCGGGACATCAAGCCGGCGAACGTCTTCGCGTCGCAGCGTGGCGGAATCGAAGACTACACGAAACTGCTGGACTTTGGCGTCGTCCGCGACGCGACGCTCGATCTCGATCCCCACACCGCAGCCGTCGAGGCGCAGCGGATCACCGGAACGCCCGATTACATGTCGCCTGAACAGGTAGCGACTCCCAGCCTCGTCGGCCCGCCCAGCGATCTGTACAGTATTGGCGCCGTCGGATATTACCTGCTGACCGGACGACCTCCGTTGACCGGCGGTTCGTTGCAAGAAGTGATGCGGGCCAAGTTGACGCAAACTCCGGAACCTCCTTCGACTCACGCAGCCGATGTTCCCGCCGACTTCGAAGCGATTCTGATGCGTTGCCTGTCCACCAATCCCGGTGGTCGTCCGGGGAGCGCCGCAGAACTGCTAAACGAACTTCGATCGTGTGAATCGGCGGGCCGCTGGAGCGAAGAAGATGCATCGGCATGGTGGACCGCGCAGACCGACTGA
- a CDS encoding META domain-containing protein, with product MRVSSLVVLALLASFSAATAQAQPGSSPHVDPLPSWNETARKQAVIDFVNRVTDRDGDDYVPPAQRIAVFDNDGTLWPEAPLPFQVEFVFEELKRRAPQEPKLAADPMVQAALAGDVKKLLAGKHYDGLMRILALTHTGITTDEFNARVETWRETTRHPRFQKAYTDLTYQPMQELLKYLRDNGFETFIVSGGGADFMRVWSEAVYGIPPQNVVGSTALTKFEFRDGKPVLIKTMDQAFVDDKDGKPVGIHQFIGRRPIACFGNSDGDQAMLEYTTIGNPLPSFGMLVHHTDGEREYAYDAHPPASGTLVTALAAAPANGWNVVDMKTDWNQIWRTDALESAQTFSKALVGNWLAEDIENRGVVDRAQTTLEIADDGTAAGNTSVNRYSGKAKISGDKIELGRLVMTRRAGPQSLMDQETRFMAALAKVTRYRIGDNGLLYLLDAEGNEIVRLSKIED from the coding sequence ATGAGAGTCTCATCACTCGTTGTCCTCGCGCTGCTTGCGTCGTTTTCGGCCGCGACGGCACAAGCACAACCGGGCTCCAGTCCTCACGTCGATCCATTGCCTTCGTGGAATGAAACCGCTCGAAAACAAGCGGTGATCGATTTTGTAAACCGCGTCACCGATCGCGATGGCGACGACTATGTCCCGCCGGCTCAGCGGATCGCTGTCTTCGATAACGATGGCACGCTGTGGCCCGAAGCGCCGCTCCCCTTTCAAGTTGAATTTGTGTTCGAAGAACTCAAACGCCGCGCGCCGCAAGAACCCAAATTGGCAGCAGATCCGATGGTGCAAGCCGCGTTGGCGGGCGATGTGAAGAAGCTGCTGGCGGGCAAGCATTACGATGGCTTGATGCGAATCCTGGCGCTGACGCACACCGGCATCACGACCGACGAGTTTAATGCTCGCGTCGAAACCTGGCGGGAAACGACACGACATCCACGCTTCCAAAAAGCGTACACCGATCTCACTTATCAACCGATGCAGGAGCTGCTGAAGTATCTCCGCGACAATGGTTTTGAGACGTTCATCGTCTCCGGCGGTGGTGCCGATTTCATGCGGGTCTGGTCCGAAGCTGTCTACGGGATTCCGCCGCAGAATGTCGTCGGATCGACAGCGTTAACGAAGTTCGAATTTCGCGACGGCAAACCTGTCTTGATCAAGACGATGGACCAGGCGTTTGTCGACGACAAGGATGGCAAACCGGTCGGGATTCATCAGTTCATCGGTCGGCGACCGATCGCCTGTTTTGGCAACAGCGACGGCGATCAAGCGATGCTGGAATACACGACGATCGGCAACCCGTTGCCCAGTTTCGGGATGCTGGTTCATCACACCGATGGCGAACGCGAGTACGCTTACGACGCTCATCCGCCCGCCAGCGGCACGCTGGTTACCGCGCTCGCAGCGGCACCGGCTAACGGTTGGAACGTGGTTGATATGAAGACCGACTGGAATCAGATTTGGAGAACCGACGCATTGGAATCAGCGCAGACCTTTTCAAAAGCATTGGTCGGTAACTGGTTGGCCGAGGATATCGAGAACCGAGGCGTCGTCGACCGGGCGCAAACGACGCTGGAGATCGCCGACGACGGCACCGCAGCGGGCAACACTTCGGTCAACCGCTACTCGGGCAAAGCGAAGATCAGCGGAGATAAGATCGAACTGGGACGGTTGGTCATGACGCGCCGTGCCGGCCCGCAATCTCTGATGGATCAAGAGACCCGGTTCATGGCGGCATTGGCCAAAGTGACCCGCTACCGAATCGGCGACAACGGGCTGTTGTACCTGCTCGACGCCGAGGGGAATGAGATCGTGCGGCTCTCAAAAATCGAAGATTAA
- a CDS encoding alpha/beta hydrolase family protein — MSSPNPRRQFLQSSAAGALGALIAQQWWASGAMGQSEPAAMTPLNRFPRMMQEYYVDRMREFHDKRVARLDAIETQADAEAYVKSCQTRVRECFGPRPEKTPLNPQITGVVQRDGYRIENLIFESRPGFLVTANLYIPTNVEGPRPAVVGTCGHSHNGKAEEAYQSFSQGLAKKGYVCLIYDPIGQGERLQYVDEHLKSHVGVGVREHLLAGNQQFLTGESFSMWRAWDGIRAFDYLLTRPEVDPSQIGVTGNSGGGTMTTLLAGVDQRWAMAAPSCYVTSFVRNLENELPTDTEQCPPNALALGLDHEDFLAALAPKPVIILAKEQDFFDVRGAEQAYERLKRLYTKLGKEENIGLFVGPTRHGFTLENREAMYGWFNRATGSDGDPAEPEMTIEDDKTLWCTPDGQVSELGSKTVQQFTRETAAKLAESRGEIGAKPLKKMVHDWLGDRKPLDDPHYRILRNRRDRKYPRKYVAAYVIETEPRVQALVYRIDNDWHFSRPPKDKRQAILYVSHHSSDAELRENELLGKAIAENPDTPVFTVDLRGMGESQPDTADVNSYLSAYGSDYMYAIHGVMFRDEYPRQRTFDLLTVLNWLQSFGHDGVHLIGNGWGAIPATFAAVLSPVVKQVTLQHALTSYTDLASAETYKWPLSSMVPGILQRFDLPDCYRFLESKQLKQIDPWGPNFDEPHDEPS, encoded by the coding sequence ATGTCCTCCCCGAATCCACGTCGTCAATTTTTGCAATCATCGGCTGCCGGAGCGCTGGGAGCGTTGATCGCCCAGCAGTGGTGGGCCAGCGGAGCAATGGGGCAATCCGAACCGGCGGCGATGACGCCGCTGAATCGTTTTCCCCGGATGATGCAGGAATATTACGTCGACCGGATGCGGGAATTTCATGATAAACGTGTCGCGCGGCTCGATGCCATCGAAACGCAGGCCGATGCGGAAGCGTACGTGAAGTCGTGCCAAACGCGGGTGCGAGAATGCTTCGGACCGCGGCCCGAGAAGACGCCGCTGAATCCACAAATCACAGGAGTCGTCCAACGCGATGGGTATCGAATCGAGAATCTGATCTTCGAGAGTCGCCCCGGTTTTTTGGTGACTGCCAATCTCTATATCCCAACCAATGTCGAAGGCCCACGCCCGGCGGTTGTCGGCACCTGCGGTCACTCTCACAATGGGAAAGCCGAGGAAGCCTATCAGTCGTTCTCGCAGGGACTCGCCAAAAAAGGTTATGTCTGCCTGATCTACGATCCGATCGGTCAAGGCGAACGGTTGCAGTATGTCGACGAACATCTGAAGTCGCACGTCGGCGTGGGAGTTCGCGAGCATCTGTTGGCTGGGAATCAGCAGTTCCTGACGGGCGAGTCGTTCAGTATGTGGAGAGCCTGGGATGGCATTCGAGCCTTCGATTATCTGCTCACCCGCCCCGAGGTCGATCCGTCGCAGATCGGTGTGACTGGGAATTCGGGAGGCGGAACGATGACCACGCTGTTGGCCGGAGTCGACCAGCGGTGGGCGATGGCCGCTCCATCCTGTTACGTGACGTCGTTCGTTCGGAACCTGGAGAACGAGTTGCCGACGGACACCGAACAATGCCCTCCCAATGCACTCGCTCTGGGCCTAGATCACGAAGACTTTTTGGCCGCGCTGGCTCCCAAACCGGTCATCATCCTGGCCAAGGAGCAGGACTTCTTCGACGTCCGCGGTGCGGAACAAGCTTACGAGCGACTGAAGCGTCTCTACACCAAGCTTGGGAAAGAGGAGAACATCGGTCTGTTCGTGGGGCCGACGCGTCACGGTTTTACTCTAGAGAATCGCGAGGCGATGTACGGTTGGTTCAATCGCGCCACCGGCAGCGATGGCGATCCGGCAGAGCCCGAGATGACGATCGAAGACGATAAGACCTTGTGGTGCACTCCCGATGGCCAGGTCAGCGAGTTGGGTTCGAAGACGGTCCAACAGTTCACGCGCGAAACGGCCGCCAAGTTGGCGGAGAGTCGAGGCGAGATCGGGGCAAAGCCGCTGAAGAAGATGGTCCACGATTGGTTGGGGGATCGAAAGCCACTGGACGATCCGCACTATCGGATCTTGCGAAACCGCCGCGATCGCAAGTATCCTCGCAAGTACGTCGCCGCATATGTGATCGAGACCGAACCACGCGTGCAAGCGTTGGTCTATCGAATCGACAACGACTGGCATTTCTCGCGACCGCCCAAGGATAAGCGTCAGGCGATCCTGTATGTGTCGCATCACTCGTCCGATGCGGAGCTACGCGAAAACGAACTGCTTGGTAAAGCGATCGCCGAAAATCCCGACACGCCCGTCTTCACGGTCGACCTGCGTGGGATGGGGGAATCGCAACCCGATACCGCCGACGTCAATTCCTATCTGTCCGCGTACGGTTCCGATTACATGTATGCGATTCACGGAGTGATGTTCCGCGACGAATACCCGCGGCAACGGACGTTCGATCTTCTGACGGTCCTCAACTGGCTGCAGTCCTTCGGCCACGACGGAGTCCATTTGATCGGAAACGGTTGGGGAGCGATCCCGGCGACGTTTGCGGCGGTGTTGTCGCCGGTCGTGAAGCAGGTCACGCTGCAACACGCTCTCACGTCGTATACCGATCTTGCATCGGCGGAGACTTACAAGTGGCCGCTGTCGTCGATGGTCCCCGGAATCTTGCAGCGGTTCGACCTGCCCGACTGCTACCGCTTCCTGGAATCGAAACAGTTGAAGCAGATCGATCCCTGGGGGCCTAACTTCGACGAACCGCACGATGAACCAAGCTGA
- the cmoB gene encoding tRNA 5-methoxyuridine(34)/uridine 5-oxyacetic acid(34) synthase CmoB: protein MMLGIEGLLAELESEGHAGWAETLRQRAREFEHDAAHGLWPQWTQAICDLPAVESVTADFGLPAVTLSGEISPEDQQRLREQLRLFHPWRKGPFDLFGIAIDTEWRSDWKWARVASHLDLRDASVLDVGCGNGYYGWRMLAAGARRVIGLDPFPLYIAQHRVIEHYVGGSAAHVLPGTDADLPKRLEAFDVAFSMGVLYHRTSPIDHLKSMLQSLRPGGKLVLETLIIDHPDSQVLIPEGRYAKMRNVWFIPSLTMLERFLSRCGFRDIEVVDVCVTTTEEQRRTEWMEFESLSDFLSPDQTTTIEGHPLPTRATVVASRG from the coding sequence ATGATGTTGGGTATCGAAGGACTGTTGGCCGAATTGGAATCCGAGGGACACGCTGGCTGGGCGGAAACGCTGCGTCAGCGGGCTCGCGAATTCGAGCACGATGCAGCGCATGGGCTGTGGCCGCAGTGGACTCAGGCGATTTGTGATCTTCCCGCAGTCGAATCGGTGACGGCCGACTTCGGTCTGCCGGCGGTAACGCTTTCCGGCGAGATCAGCCCGGAAGATCAGCAGCGATTGCGCGAACAACTGCGGCTGTTTCATCCCTGGCGAAAGGGGCCGTTCGATCTGTTTGGGATCGCCATCGATACCGAATGGCGTAGCGATTGGAAGTGGGCTCGCGTCGCGTCGCACCTCGATTTACGGGATGCCAGCGTCTTGGATGTCGGTTGTGGCAACGGGTATTACGGTTGGCGAATGCTCGCCGCCGGGGCGCGTCGCGTGATCGGATTGGATCCGTTTCCGCTGTACATTGCACAGCATCGTGTCATCGAACATTACGTCGGCGGTTCGGCGGCGCACGTTCTTCCCGGCACCGACGCCGATCTTCCCAAGCGTCTGGAAGCGTTTGACGTCGCCTTTTCGATGGGCGTTTTGTATCACCGCACCAGCCCGATCGATCACCTGAAATCGATGCTCCAGTCGCTGCGACCGGGAGGGAAATTGGTGCTGGAAACGTTGATCATCGATCATCCCGATTCGCAGGTTCTGATTCCCGAGGGACGTTACGCCAAGATGCGGAACGTCTGGTTTATCCCATCGCTGACGATGCTCGAGCGTTTTCTTTCCCGTTGTGGATTCCGCGATATCGAAGTCGTCGACGTCTGCGTCACGACGACCGAAGAACAGCGGCGGACTGAGTGGATGGAGTTCGAATCGCTATCCGATTTCCTCTCTCCCGATCAAACGACCACGATCGAAGGACACCCGCTGCCAACTCGCGCAACCGTCGTCGCCTCACGCGGTTAA
- the cmoA gene encoding carboxy-S-adenosyl-L-methionine synthase CmoA, translated as MSQDDIYALPLENVGDFQFDRRVVDVFPDMISRSVPGYGSILSMIGELAQQYAVADTNIYDLGCSLGAATRIISRRVPSSCTIQAVDSSSAMIARLRELLAAEAIQGCEVALHEADLAAVPIDRASFVVLNFTLQFVPAAERRSVLQTIFDGMLPGGALVLSEKISFDDPQEQLRLTELHHAFKRANGYSELEIAQKRTALEKMMVPETLATHRTRLADVGFATVVPWFQCFNFTSILAVK; from the coding sequence GTGTCCCAAGACGATATCTACGCGCTCCCTCTCGAAAACGTTGGCGACTTTCAGTTCGACCGACGCGTTGTCGATGTCTTCCCCGACATGATCTCGCGGAGCGTTCCCGGGTACGGTTCGATCCTTTCGATGATCGGCGAACTGGCCCAGCAATACGCCGTCGCCGACACGAATATCTACGACCTGGGATGTTCGCTGGGGGCGGCGACGCGGATCATCAGCCGACGTGTCCCCAGCAGTTGCACGATCCAGGCGGTCGATTCCTCCTCCGCGATGATCGCCCGGTTGCGAGAACTGTTGGCCGCCGAAGCGATCCAAGGATGTGAGGTCGCGTTGCACGAAGCCGATCTGGCCGCGGTGCCGATCGATCGAGCCAGCTTTGTCGTGCTCAACTTCACTTTGCAATTTGTCCCCGCGGCGGAGCGGCGATCGGTTCTGCAAACGATCTTCGACGGAATGTTGCCCGGCGGCGCGCTGGTCCTTTCGGAGAAGATCAGCTTCGACGATCCGCAGGAACAATTGCGGCTGACCGAACTGCATCATGCCTTCAAAAGAGCCAACGGTTACAGCGAACTCGAGATCGCTCAAAAACGGACGGCGCTCGAAAAGATGATGGTCCCCGAGACGCTTGCGACGCATCGCACCCGGCTTGCCGACGTCGGCTTCGCAACCGTCGTTCCTTGGTTCCAATGCTTTAATTTTACGTCGATCTTGGCGGTAAAATGA
- a CDS encoding deoxyhypusine synthase family protein: protein MSNISKFMDDHFRHFNARETVAAAQAYKDQLASGNKMMVSLAGAMSTGEIGRSLAEMIRQDKVHAISCTAANLEEDIFNLMAHDEYKIVPNWRALSTEDEVELLNQGFNRVTDTCIPETVMRNIEGRLLTLWQDAADNDRPRFPYEFMYELLDDPTLEPLFQIPKENSWMLAAKEKGLPIFVPGIEDSTLGNIFAARVTQGVVSSHRAMRSGTEQMSKLIGWYQEQTNSGAEIGFFQVGGGIAGDFAICVVPTMIQDLKLDIPLWSYFCQISDAVTSYGGYSGAVPNEKITWCKLSGEAPKFMIQSDASIVAPLMFAYILGW, encoded by the coding sequence ATGTCAAACATTTCCAAATTCATGGACGACCATTTTCGCCACTTCAACGCTCGGGAGACCGTCGCGGCGGCGCAGGCTTATAAAGATCAGTTGGCCTCGGGCAACAAGATGATGGTTTCGCTGGCTGGAGCGATGAGCACCGGCGAGATCGGCCGTTCGTTGGCTGAAATGATTCGCCAAGACAAGGTCCACGCGATCAGCTGCACCGCGGCCAACCTGGAAGAAGACATCTTCAACCTAATGGCTCACGACGAATACAAGATCGTCCCCAACTGGCGTGCCCTGTCGACTGAAGACGAAGTCGAATTGCTCAACCAGGGTTTTAATCGCGTCACCGACACCTGCATCCCCGAAACCGTGATGCGGAACATCGAAGGCCGCTTGCTGACGCTGTGGCAGGACGCCGCCGACAACGATCGGCCGCGCTTCCCGTACGAATTCATGTACGAACTGTTGGACGATCCGACGCTGGAACCGCTGTTCCAAATTCCGAAAGAGAACAGCTGGATGCTGGCCGCCAAAGAGAAGGGCTTGCCGATCTTTGTCCCCGGCATCGAAGATTCGACTCTGGGCAACATCTTTGCAGCACGCGTGACGCAGGGCGTCGTCAGTTCGCACCGCGCGATGCGCAGCGGAACCGAACAGATGTCGAAACTGATCGGTTGGTATCAGGAACAGACCAACAGCGGTGCGGAGATTGGATTCTTCCAAGTCGGCGGCGGGATCGCTGGCGATTTCGCGATCTGCGTCGTGCCGACGATGATCCAAGATCTGAAGCTGGACATTCCACTGTGGAGCTACTTCTGCCAGATCAGCGACGCCGTGACCAGCTACGGCGGCTACAGCGGCGCCGTCCCTAACGAAAAGATCACCTGGTGCAAACTGTCGGGCGAAGCGCCGAAGTTCATGATCCAGAGCGACGCATCGATCGTCGCCCCGTTGATGTTCGCCTACATCTTGGGCTGGTAG